One Paenibacillus sp. SYP-B4298 genomic window, GTATCATTCTCGATCGCTACCACGGACGGTTCATCCAGAACGACGCCTCTCCCTTTGACATGAATGGATACATTAGCTGTGCCGAGATCAATTCCGATATCATTGCTTAACATAAGGCGCAAATCCCCCACACTCTTTTATAATCAATTATAATCAATTGTATTAGTTTTCTCACGCAAAATCCAGTTGCACTTCCCAGCAGGCAAACGCGCAGTGTTCCGAATCTAGTTCCTAATTCGCTATAAAAAGCGAAAATCCTCTATTTTTGTAGAAAAAAACGTTATCCCTTCCCCGCCGCAATCGCCTCCCTTTTCTTACCGCTCGTTTTCTTATATTTGATCTTGGTTGCTTCTCCTCCCCGCAAGTGGCGAATGGATTTGTGGTATTCGAGAATGTGCTTTACCTGATCCGCCAGGTCAGGATTTATCTCCGGAAGCCGCTCCGTCAAGTCTTTATGCACTGTGCTCTTGGAAACACCGAATTCCTTGGCGATCGTCCGAACCGTGTTCTTCGTTTCCACGATGCAGCGGCCGATTTTTATCGTTCTTTCTTTGATGTAATCGTGCACGTTCCCGCCTCCCTACTCGAGATAGTTTGGTACATTATATGAGTAGGTCGGGTAGATATTCTTTGTTGCCAAGCGTGACAAGCTAATTTGGCCCATAATTTTCTGAAATCGGCCGTTTTTGCGGCCATCGGCGTCACCTGGTCACAAAAGGAACGGACGAGGTCGCCCCCGCCCGTTCCTTTTGCGATGCTCGCAGCCTACGGGAGAACAGCCAGCGGATTAACCGCCTTGCCCTCCTGCCTCAGCTCAAAATGAATATGGTTGCCAAGCTCCTTCTTCAGCTCGCTCGTGCCCGACTTGGCAATCAGCGTGCCCTGCTTCACCTCATCGCCTGTCTTCACCTGCACATCCGACAGACTCTGATAGACGGTAAGGTAGCCGCCGGGATGAGTAATTTCGACAACATGTCCATTCAGCGGATGCTGCTCGACATGGGTGACCTTGCCACTGAGCGCAGCAACGACATCGAAGCTATCCTCGCTTGGACCGCCAAGATCAATCCCCATGTTCGGCGTGAAGGTGTTGTCATACTGCACCAGTGCTGCCTGACGCTCCTCATTGGTGGCGTTGGAATCGTAGAACGGCATCAGCACTTCCATTTCCTTCGGCTTGAGCACCGGCCATTGGAGCTCCTCCTCGCCGATCGTAACTTCCAGCGTCTCCTCATCCGGCGAGACTGCCACCGGCTCGTTCCCTTCCTGCTCTTCCCCGGAGATTTCGCTTGTCTGAGTTGGCAAATCCTGCTGCTGCGGTCCCTGGTAGACCCACATTAAGGTTACGATAATTGCTGCCGCGGCCATAAATGCTGCCGGTGTCACCCATTTTTTCGACAGCAGCCTTTTCCATGAAGAGGCCTTAGCAGCAGACGGTACTCCCTGAGTCGATTTGGGAGCTTCTTCATGTTTTTGCTTGGATTTATTTTGTTCATTCATCTTGATCACCTCACTAGCCATTGT contains:
- a CDS encoding M23 family metallopeptidase produces the protein MNEQNKSKQKHEEAPKSTQGVPSAAKASSWKRLLSKKWVTPAAFMAAAAIIVTLMWVYQGPQQQDLPTQTSEISGEEQEGNEPVAVSPDEETLEVTIGEEELQWPVLKPKEMEVLMPFYDSNATNEERQAALVQYDNTFTPNMGIDLGGPSEDSFDVVAALSGKVTHVEQHPLNGHVVEITHPGGYLTVYQSLSDVQVKTGDEVKQGTLIAKSGTSELKKELGNHIHFELRQEGKAVNPLAVLP
- the spoIIID gene encoding sporulation transcriptional regulator SpoIIID, with product MHDYIKERTIKIGRCIVETKNTVRTIAKEFGVSKSTVHKDLTERLPEINPDLADQVKHILEYHKSIRHLRGGEATKIKYKKTSGKKREAIAAGKG